A genome region from Cystobacter fuscus DSM 2262 includes the following:
- a CDS encoding GNAT family N-acetyltransferase, which yields MTRGPGSTPPVSPRLATPADNERLLELFGAVPMQGELVLSTQRSPDFFRLYDIQRGTAEVWVHEAAEGLSAMGTFFAREGWLDGRACRVGYLGDLRTRFSARRQRSVARFYGPLLEEVARRLGVETFLTSVMATNAAALQALVRRRERRVAQPEYTLLRRFSAVSVHFTHRRAPRPGRFHVRRARPEDVPAMVALLDADHRTRPFGYRYDQGELQHRLAHWPGLGVDGCYLAFDERGALVGCTSVWDPHEVKRYRVLAYRGSMRWVKWGYDAMATVLRSPRLPEPGQDFRYFYLCDTSITGDNPAILRALVERVYADHQDRGYHFFSLYMGEADPLQPALRGFFQRRLDFHLYAVTPASLAGRPPPPGGRTGFEMALA from the coding sequence GTGACGCGCGGCCCGGGGAGCACGCCCCCGGTGTCGCCTCGACTCGCCACGCCGGCGGACAACGAGCGGCTGCTCGAGCTGTTCGGCGCGGTGCCCATGCAGGGCGAGCTGGTGCTGTCCACCCAACGCTCCCCGGACTTCTTCCGCCTCTATGACATCCAGCGGGGGACGGCGGAGGTGTGGGTACACGAGGCGGCGGAGGGGCTCTCCGCCATGGGGACCTTCTTCGCACGCGAGGGCTGGCTCGATGGCCGTGCGTGCCGCGTGGGCTACCTGGGAGATCTGCGCACGCGCTTCTCCGCGAGACGGCAGCGGAGCGTGGCGCGCTTCTACGGGCCCCTGCTGGAGGAGGTGGCCCGGCGGCTGGGCGTGGAGACCTTCCTCACCTCGGTGATGGCCACCAATGCCGCGGCGCTCCAGGCGCTGGTGAGACGCCGGGAGCGCCGCGTGGCCCAGCCGGAGTACACGCTCTTGCGCCGCTTCTCCGCGGTGTCCGTGCACTTCACCCATCGCCGCGCGCCGCGCCCGGGCCGCTTCCACGTGCGCCGCGCCCGGCCCGAGGACGTGCCGGCCATGGTGGCACTGCTGGACGCGGATCACCGCACGCGCCCCTTCGGCTACCGCTACGACCAGGGGGAGCTGCAACACCGCTTGGCGCACTGGCCGGGGCTCGGCGTGGACGGGTGCTACCTGGCCTTCGACGAGCGCGGGGCGCTGGTCGGCTGCACCTCGGTGTGGGATCCCCACGAGGTGAAGCGCTACCGGGTGCTGGCGTACCGGGGCTCGATGCGCTGGGTGAAGTGGGGCTACGACGCGATGGCCACCGTGCTGCGCTCGCCCCGCCTGCCCGAGCCCGGCCAGGACTTCCGCTACTTCTACCTGTGCGACACCAGCATCACCGGCGACAATCCCGCCATCCTGCGCGCCCTCGTGGAGCGCGTGTACGCGGATCATCAGGACCGGGGCTACCACTTCTTCTCCCTCTACATGGGGGAGGCGGATCCGCTCCAGCCGGCCCTGCGGGGCTTCTTCCAGCGGCGCCTGGACTTCCACCTCTACGCGGTGACCCCGGCGAGCCTCGCGGGGCGGCCCCCCCCGCCCGGGGGACGGACGGGCTTCGAGATGGCCCTGGCGTGA
- a CDS encoding tetratricopeptide repeat protein has translation MPRLRLPGALLALLLTGAGCAASRAARPVSEEDREGYEARLRKAQALQRGAHLDASREELESLARDVGERLEKHPRDVGLHTVLARAALALHQPDRARVETERVLALAPDQAEAHYLQAFLLGGARQPAAALAEARSATRLAPHQGRYWQLLGTLHLQLEQPTEARAALTRALEVEPRDAQGHFLLGLLSLEEGKPDEALTALERARELEPDYVMAHTHAGQLLQQRGESAAALACFQKAATLEPRNWRTRESLVQVHQALGNMARRDAEREALLELHQEGLVAQDYFIRERFGEGEHTVVVVEDFELKGDWAKRYEFQVYAPGGKQPVRVVSLGSYAFTNAFAHEHDPSLPRLFHLDAYAPDNTHETYGLFQGEPSYDDTRAKVLAILRGEVEPTSSTKPGAG, from the coding sequence ATGCCACGACTCCGACTTCCGGGCGCCCTGCTCGCCCTGCTGCTCACGGGGGCCGGCTGTGCCGCGAGCCGCGCCGCCCGCCCCGTCTCCGAGGAGGACCGGGAGGGCTACGAGGCGCGCCTGCGAAAGGCCCAGGCCCTCCAGCGCGGGGCCCACCTGGACGCCTCGCGCGAGGAGCTGGAGTCCCTCGCACGCGACGTCGGAGAGCGGCTCGAGAAACACCCCCGGGACGTGGGGCTGCACACGGTGCTCGCGCGCGCCGCCCTCGCCCTGCACCAGCCCGACAGGGCCCGCGTGGAGACCGAGCGGGTGCTCGCGCTCGCGCCGGATCAAGCCGAGGCCCACTACCTCCAGGCCTTCCTCCTGGGCGGGGCCCGTCAGCCCGCCGCCGCCCTCGCCGAGGCCCGGAGCGCCACGCGGCTCGCCCCCCACCAGGGCCGCTACTGGCAACTGCTCGGCACGCTCCATTTGCAGTTGGAGCAGCCCACCGAGGCGCGCGCCGCCCTCACCCGGGCGCTCGAAGTGGAGCCGCGCGACGCCCAGGGCCACTTCCTGCTCGGCCTGCTGTCGCTCGAGGAGGGCAAGCCCGACGAGGCGCTCACCGCCCTCGAGCGGGCGCGCGAGCTGGAGCCGGACTACGTCATGGCCCACACCCATGCCGGACAACTCCTCCAGCAACGGGGCGAGTCCGCCGCCGCCCTGGCGTGCTTCCAGAAGGCCGCCACGCTGGAGCCCCGGAACTGGCGGACGCGGGAGTCGCTGGTGCAGGTGCACCAGGCGCTCGGGAACATGGCGCGGCGGGACGCCGAGCGAGAGGCCCTGCTCGAGCTGCATCAGGAGGGGCTCGTGGCGCAGGACTACTTCATCCGGGAGCGCTTTGGCGAGGGCGAGCACACCGTGGTGGTGGTGGAGGACTTCGAGCTGAAGGGAGACTGGGCGAAGCGCTACGAGTTCCAGGTGTACGCGCCCGGAGGCAAGCAGCCCGTGCGTGTCGTCTCCCTGGGCTCCTACGCCTTCACCAACGCCTTCGCCCACGAGCACGACCCCTCGCTCCCGCGCCTGTTCCACCTGGACGCCTACGCCCCGGACAACACCCACGAGACGTATGGCCTCTTCCAGGGCGAGCCCTCCTACGACGACACCCGGGCGAAGGTGCTGGCCATCCTGCGCGGAGAAGTCGAGCCCACGTCCTCGACGAAGCCCGGCGCGGGGTGA
- a CDS encoding sensor histidine kinase, which produces MLSPGLLYEEKRIEALDRHAILDTPPEREYDDVVQLAASLCGVPMALVSLVDRDRQWFKANVGLPGVSETERCISFCTFAIEREELFVVEDAREDARFATNPLVTGAPSLRFYAGAPLQSEDGFLLGTLCVLDSVPRKLTETQRRDLLALKRQVELLLRLRLKVKQTEARNQQLLESSGDAVLLLDEGGAVLELNPVAARLLGGEAGRFLGVPFETLVAPDERETVLRALREVRTHGSARVDNLGLRLHRGERVVMDVAASLQEVGSARRLLLVGHDLTERRRLERQSLQNDRLASMGALAAGIAHEINNPLAFVLSNLNFLHSWREDLERRLAELPGVPEQLQSVLGEAGEVLAESIEGCQRIRDIVRDMRFFSHSSDEAFSPVDVNASLDFALRMASPELKSTARLEKSLDEELPPVLASGGRLSQVFLNLIINAIQAMQPGGPRQHTLCVRTVREGECVRVDISDTGHGIAPEVLPRIFDPFFTTKPAGSGTGLGLSVSHALVEKMGGELRVHSELGRGTTFSLLLPQHARLAEPRPALAS; this is translated from the coding sequence ATGCTTTCCCCCGGTCTTCTGTACGAAGAGAAGCGCATCGAGGCGCTTGATCGCCACGCCATCCTGGATACGCCCCCCGAGCGCGAGTACGACGACGTCGTGCAGCTCGCGGCGAGCCTGTGTGGTGTGCCCATGGCGCTGGTGAGCCTGGTGGATCGGGATCGGCAGTGGTTCAAGGCGAACGTGGGACTGCCCGGAGTGTCGGAGACGGAGCGCTGTATCTCCTTCTGCACCTTCGCCATCGAGCGTGAGGAACTCTTCGTCGTGGAGGACGCCCGCGAGGACGCGCGCTTCGCCACCAACCCGCTCGTGACGGGGGCGCCTTCCCTGCGCTTCTACGCCGGGGCTCCCCTCCAGTCCGAGGACGGGTTCCTCCTGGGCACGCTGTGTGTCCTGGATTCCGTACCCCGGAAGCTGACCGAGACGCAGCGCCGGGATCTGCTCGCGCTCAAGCGCCAGGTGGAGCTGCTCTTGCGCCTGCGCCTGAAGGTGAAGCAGACCGAGGCGCGCAACCAGCAGCTCCTCGAGTCCTCGGGGGATGCGGTGCTGCTGCTCGACGAGGGGGGAGCCGTGTTGGAGCTCAACCCGGTGGCGGCGCGGCTGCTGGGGGGCGAGGCGGGCCGGTTCCTGGGTGTGCCCTTCGAGACGCTCGTCGCGCCGGACGAGCGCGAGACGGTGCTCCGGGCGTTGCGCGAGGTGCGCACGCACGGCTCGGCGCGCGTGGACAACCTGGGGCTGCGTTTGCATCGCGGGGAGCGCGTGGTGATGGACGTGGCCGCCTCGCTCCAGGAGGTGGGCTCGGCGCGGCGGCTGCTGCTCGTGGGGCATGATCTCACCGAGCGGCGGCGCCTGGAGCGGCAGAGCCTGCAGAATGATCGGCTCGCGTCCATGGGGGCCCTGGCCGCGGGCATCGCCCATGAGATCAACAACCCCCTGGCCTTCGTGCTCTCCAACCTGAACTTCCTGCACAGCTGGCGCGAGGATCTGGAGCGGCGGCTGGCGGAGCTGCCCGGCGTTCCGGAGCAGTTGCAGTCGGTGCTCGGCGAGGCTGGAGAGGTGCTGGCCGAGTCCATCGAGGGTTGTCAGCGCATCCGGGACATCGTGCGCGACATGCGCTTCTTCTCCCATTCCTCCGACGAGGCGTTCTCGCCCGTGGACGTCAACGCGAGCCTCGACTTCGCGCTGCGCATGGCCTCGCCCGAGCTCAAGAGCACGGCCCGGCTGGAGAAGAGCCTCGACGAGGAGCTGCCTCCGGTGCTCGCCAGCGGAGGGCGGTTGAGCCAGGTGTTCCTCAACCTGATCATCAACGCGATCCAGGCGATGCAGCCCGGCGGCCCGCGGCAGCACACGCTGTGCGTGCGCACCGTGCGCGAGGGCGAGTGTGTGCGCGTCGATATCTCGGACACCGGACACGGGATTGCCCCGGAGGTGCTGCCGCGCATCTTCGATCCGTTCTTCACCACCAAGCCGGCGGGCTCGGGCACGGGGCTGGGGCTGTCGGTGAGCCACGCGCTCGTGGAGAAGATGGGCGGCGAGCTGCGGGTGCACAGCGAGCTGGGCCGGGGCACTACCTTCTCCCTGCTGCTGCCCCAGCACGCGCGCCTCGCCGAGCCTCGCCCGGCCCTGGCCTCGTGA
- a CDS encoding MFS transporter, whose protein sequence is MSPTPSSDAPRVRQRLLSIFGGSVGNLIEWYDFYIYSAFSLYFAPSFFPGDNPLVRQLNAAGIFALGFLIRPIGGWLMGLYADSRGRRAALTLSVSLMCLGSLVIALCPTYEQVGILAPIVLVLARLLQGLSLGGEYGTSATYLSEVATSRHRGFYSSFQYVTLIMGQLLATLTLLVLQRLVLTGPELEAWGWRIPFLCGAALAIFGFYMRRNMVETEAFQVVAARRTEYRPMLELARHPREIALVIGLTLGGTLAFYTYTVYMPKFLVSSVGLSRDDATLISAGSLFLYMLLQPAFGLLSDKVGRRPVLMGFGLLGTLCTVPLFTALTSTRDSFTAFLLVMTALVIVSGYTSINAVVKAELFPASIRALGVGLPYALTVSVFGGTAEYVGTWFKLQGHESWFYWYVTGGIFCSLLVYLLMRDTARHHRFDSQES, encoded by the coding sequence GTGAGCCCGACCCCTTCCTCCGACGCACCCCGAGTCCGCCAACGCCTGCTGTCCATCTTCGGCGGCTCGGTCGGCAACCTCATCGAGTGGTACGACTTCTACATCTACTCGGCCTTCTCGCTGTACTTCGCCCCGTCGTTCTTCCCCGGCGACAACCCGCTCGTGCGGCAGCTCAACGCGGCGGGCATCTTCGCGCTCGGCTTCCTCATCCGTCCCATCGGCGGCTGGTTGATGGGGCTCTACGCCGACTCGCGCGGGCGGCGCGCCGCGCTGACACTCTCCGTGTCCCTGATGTGTCTGGGCTCGCTCGTCATCGCCCTGTGCCCCACCTATGAGCAGGTGGGCATCCTGGCGCCAATCGTGCTCGTCCTGGCCCGGCTGCTCCAGGGGTTGTCGCTCGGAGGCGAGTACGGCACCAGCGCCACCTATCTCAGCGAGGTGGCCACCTCGCGCCACCGCGGCTTCTACAGCTCCTTCCAATACGTCACGCTCATCATGGGCCAGTTGCTCGCGACGCTGACGCTGCTGGTGCTCCAGCGTCTGGTGCTCACCGGGCCCGAGCTGGAGGCCTGGGGCTGGCGCATCCCCTTCCTGTGTGGCGCGGCGCTCGCCATCTTCGGCTTCTACATGCGCCGCAACATGGTGGAGACGGAGGCCTTCCAGGTGGTGGCCGCCAGGCGCACGGAGTACCGGCCCATGCTCGAGCTCGCCCGCCATCCCCGGGAGATCGCCCTCGTCATCGGGCTCACCCTGGGCGGCACGCTCGCCTTCTATACGTACACCGTCTACATGCCCAAGTTCCTGGTGAGCTCCGTGGGCCTGTCGCGCGACGACGCCACGCTCATCTCCGCCGGCTCGCTCTTCCTCTACATGCTCCTGCAGCCCGCCTTCGGCCTGCTGTCCGACAAGGTGGGCCGTCGGCCGGTGCTCATGGGCTTTGGTCTGCTGGGCACGTTGTGCACCGTGCCCCTGTTCACCGCGCTCACGAGCACGCGTGATTCCTTCACCGCCTTCCTCCTGGTGATGACGGCGCTCGTCATCGTCTCGGGCTACACCTCCATCAACGCCGTGGTGAAGGCGGAGCTGTTCCCCGCGAGCATCCGCGCCCTGGGCGTGGGGCTGCCCTATGCCCTGACGGTGTCCGTGTTCGGCGGAACGGCCGAGTACGTGGGCACCTGGTTCAAGCTCCAGGGCCACGAGTCCTGGTTCTACTGGTACGTGACCGGCGGCATCTTCTGCTCGCTCCTGGTCTACCTGCTCATGCGCGACACGGCGCGCCACCACCGCTTCGACTCCCAGGAGTCCTGA